A DNA window from Ipomoea triloba cultivar NCNSP0323 chromosome 10, ASM357664v1 contains the following coding sequences:
- the LOC116033120 gene encoding protein RKD1-like has product MENTTYPSSSDNSSFWDDIIVSPLRDSAQSIDRTAVENFENAPPESNEIITPPGATGTDVVAVDQGTAVVAEEDNTTAALDVAAMNASVFRGRKRARRTFCDTTTLTFEKFSEYFYLPSEQAAEELQVGREVFKKKCREVGISYWPYRKLVSLDRLLAKVQEFGEIKDQAELQRTIKGLEDERDAILQNPNLDLAEATVRLRDKCDRNSSRKRRYIDPAAFPSTTPGSSSQAPIFSDIPELAPEAFPSTTPGSSSQAPIFPDIPELAPEEIQEVLAWLDEDDPPPKNISDK; this is encoded by the exons atggaaaatacGACATATCCCTCATCTTCGGATAACTCTTCCTTTTGGGATGACATTATCGTATCACCGTTAAGAGATAGTGCACAAAGTATAGATCGTACTGCTGtcgaaaattttgaaaatgctCCACCAGAGTCGAATGAGATAATTACTCCACCAGGTGCTACGGGTACAGATGTTGTGGCCGTTGATCAAGGTACTGCTGTAGTAGCGGAGGAAGATAATACCACTGCAGCGCTAGATGTAGCAGCTATGAATGCAAGTGTATTTCGTGGGAGAAAGAGAGCTAGAAGAACATTTTGTGATACTACCACGCtaacttttgaaaaattttctGAATATTTTTATCTGCCTTCTGAACAAGCTGCAGAGGAATTGCAGGTTGGGCGCgaagtttttaagaaaaagtgTAGGGAAGTGGGAATTTCCTACTGGCCTTATCGAAAACTCGTGAGTCTGGACAGATTATTGGCAAAAGTTCAG GAATTTGGTGAAATCAAGGATCAAGCTGAACTGCAAAGAACAATTAAGGGGCTGGAGGACGAGAGAGATGCGATACTTCAAAATCCAAATTTAGACTTGGCTGAAGCAACAGTAAGGCTTAGAGACAAATGTGATAGGAATAGTTCTAGAAAGAGAAGGTATATAGATCCAGCAGCTTTTCCTTCAACTACTCCTGGAAGTTCATCACAAGCTCCTATATTTTCTGATATTCCTGAATTAGCACCGGAAGCTTTTCCTTCCACTACACCTGGGAGTTCATCACAAGCTCCTATATTTCCTGATATTCCTGAATTAGCACCAGAAGAAATACAGGAGGTACTTGCTTGGCTAGATGAGGATGATCCTCCTCCCAAAAATATTAGCGACAAATAA